The proteins below come from a single Deinococcus radiodurans R1 = ATCC 13939 = DSM 20539 genomic window:
- a CDS encoding hotdog fold thioesterase, which yields MIEHTRTYSWTDPEFDPEKIKHLSGLEYLQAIARGEMPAAPIAATLGMETPRLEDVQEGRVVFRLKPQNFQYNPIGSVHGGVYARLLDSAVACAIQSTLPAGAMYTTLELKVNYIRPLIAGGPEVQAIGEVVHVTRQTGVAEGRIVDEQGRIYAHATTTCLIMRPPRH from the coding sequence ATGATCGAGCACACCCGCACCTACAGCTGGACCGACCCCGAGTTCGATCCCGAAAAGATCAAACACCTCAGCGGCCTCGAATACTTGCAGGCCATCGCACGCGGCGAGATGCCGGCGGCGCCTATCGCCGCCACGCTGGGGATGGAAACGCCCCGGCTCGAAGACGTGCAGGAAGGCCGCGTCGTCTTTCGCCTGAAGCCGCAGAACTTTCAGTACAACCCCATCGGCAGCGTGCACGGCGGTGTCTATGCTAGGCTGCTCGACTCGGCGGTGGCCTGCGCCATTCAGAGCACCCTGCCTGCCGGGGCGATGTATACGACCCTCGAACTCAAGGTGAACTACATTCGCCCGCTGATTGCCGGTGGCCCCGAAGTGCAGGCCATCGGAGAGGTCGTGCATGTGACGCGGCAGACCGGCGTGGCCGAGGGCCGCATTGTGGACGAACAGGGCCGCATCTACGCTCACGCGACCACGACGTGCCTGATCATGCGTCCGCCCCGGCACTGA
- a CDS encoding GNAT family N-acetyltransferase, with protein MTTIAPPVRFDPAAASAAQRLAVGQLLADCYAVAYPEDPPLLPEREADLLLQVTPDEANDLFVSWAGARALGYTALNYSQTQNLHTARAQLLVRPDERRRGMGRALAAALTERAGELGRTTIVFFTTNFAPAGEPFARSLGAQVRLDNRTSRLELAAVPSDLLRDWQRRPEGDPYRLHLWDTVPDDYLARTADLMMVMNTAPRGSDQEDDWVVTPELVRAQEAESAALGERRLLLAAEDTRTGELVGYTETFWSPERAALVYQGATAVRPAARGQRLGKWLKAAMVEQLRRECPGAVWVRTNNAEENAAMLAINVQLGFQPWAQTLEWEWSGGRA; from the coding sequence ATGACGACGATTGCTCCCCCTGTTCGGTTCGACCCCGCCGCCGCGTCTGCGGCCCAACGCCTCGCTGTGGGTCAACTCCTCGCCGACTGTTACGCCGTCGCCTATCCCGAAGACCCGCCGCTGCTGCCGGAGCGCGAGGCCGACCTGCTTTTGCAAGTCACCCCCGACGAGGCCAACGACCTGTTCGTGAGCTGGGCCGGGGCCCGGGCGCTGGGCTACACGGCGCTCAATTACAGCCAGACACAAAACCTGCACACGGCGCGGGCCCAGCTCCTTGTGCGCCCGGACGAGCGGCGACGCGGGATGGGGCGGGCTCTGGCGGCGGCCCTCACTGAGCGGGCCGGGGAACTGGGCCGAACGACCATCGTCTTTTTCACCACCAACTTTGCGCCGGCGGGGGAACCCTTCGCCCGTTCACTGGGGGCGCAGGTGCGGCTCGACAACCGGACCAGCCGCCTGGAGCTCGCCGCCGTTCCGTCCGACCTTCTGCGCGACTGGCAGCGCCGCCCGGAGGGGGACCCCTACCGCCTGCACCTGTGGGACACCGTTCCCGATGACTACCTGGCCCGCACCGCCGACCTGATGATGGTAATGAACACCGCCCCGCGCGGCAGCGACCAGGAAGACGACTGGGTCGTCACGCCCGAGCTGGTGCGCGCGCAGGAAGCCGAGAGCGCCGCGCTGGGTGAGCGCCGCCTGTTGCTCGCCGCCGAGGACACCCGCACCGGCGAACTCGTGGGCTACACTGAGACGTTCTGGAGCCCCGAACGCGCCGCCCTCGTTTACCAGGGGGCCACCGCCGTGCGCCCCGCCGCCCGTGGGCAACGCCTGGGCAAGTGGCTCAAGGCCGCGATGGTGGAGCAACTTCGCCGCGAGTGCCCCGGCGCCGTGTGGGTCCGCACCAACAATGCCGAGGAGAACGCCGCCATGCTCGCCATCAACGTGCAGCTCGGCTTTCAGCCCTGGGCGCAGACGTTGGAATGGGAGTGGAGCGGGGGCAGAGCGTGA
- a CDS encoding CapA family protein has translation MTPRALRTLTRLGLSGLCLGGGALAAGLTLALGGDINLARGAYQPGGQPFAPLAGALRADVVLANLESPLTNRPKATSGIDLRASPAAVAALRPFTALSTENNHAGDGGEAGRRQNEQVLRGSGLVPVSRQVTWLNVKGVNLALLAYLDDGRSPPPLAEVRRAAAQADLVVVLPHWGAEYNGVTARQRQQARALVDAGAGLVVGSGPHVLQGHEWLGRALVLYSLGNLLFDQPYPATWAGAVVHVTLQQGKMQACAFPTFSRAGRVQPGRAAERTAVRERLGLPLCPASEEQHATI, from the coding sequence ATGACCCCCAGGGCTCTGCGAACGCTGACCCGCCTCGGCCTGAGCGGCCTGTGTCTGGGCGGGGGAGCACTGGCGGCGGGGCTCACCCTCGCGCTTGGCGGGGACATCAACCTGGCGCGGGGGGCGTATCAGCCGGGCGGCCAGCCCTTCGCCCCCCTCGCCGGGGCACTCCGGGCGGACGTGGTGCTGGCGAATCTGGAGTCTCCGCTGACGAACCGGCCCAAAGCGACGTCCGGCATCGACCTGCGCGCCAGTCCGGCAGCCGTGGCGGCGCTGCGTCCGTTCACTGCCCTGAGCACCGAGAACAACCACGCCGGGGACGGGGGAGAAGCTGGCCGCCGGCAAAACGAACAGGTGCTGCGCGGCTCCGGCCTCGTGCCGGTGTCCCGGCAGGTGACCTGGCTGAACGTGAAAGGAGTCAACCTCGCCCTGCTTGCCTACCTGGACGACGGCCGGTCCCCGCCGCCGCTCGCGGAGGTCAGGCGGGCCGCAGCGCAGGCCGACCTGGTGGTGGTCTTGCCCCACTGGGGCGCGGAATACAACGGCGTGACCGCGCGGCAGCGCCAGCAGGCCCGGGCGCTGGTAGACGCTGGTGCCGGGCTGGTGGTCGGCAGTGGGCCACATGTGCTGCAAGGGCACGAGTGGCTGGGCCGCGCTCTGGTGCTGTACAGCCTCGGAAATCTGCTGTTCGACCAGCCTTACCCCGCGACCTGGGCCGGAGCGGTGGTGCATGTCACCCTCCAGCAGGGCAAAATGCAGGCGTGCGCCTTCCCCACCTTCAGCCGCGCCGGACGGGTACAGCCGGGCAGAGCAGCCGAACGAACAGCGGTTCGGGAGCGGCTCGGCCTCCCGCTGTGTCCAGCCAGTGAGGAACAGCATGCAACGATTTAA
- a CDS encoding L-glutamate gamma-semialdehyde dehydrogenase, which produces MSTLLDGLLPFQHEPYFDFADPAVAEAQTAAYAQARQKYAGQTFPLLVGGQQVKGDGTLTVTNPATGEQLWHFQNATAAQLDEAVRAANEAFQSWRFSDPLQRASIFLRAAQLLRSRRMELNAVMSLENGKNWAEADGEIAECVDHCEVFARETLKWAQGKPVYPMPDEHVTTVYEPLGAVAVISPWNYPSAIPLGMALGALAAGNTVIWKPASETPLSSWLLIRLLFEAGLPRDCVQFLTGSDDVLGDPLVDHKDVRMVAFTGSREIGCRIYERAAKVQPGQKFLKRVIAEMGGKDPTVVCADADLDAAAAGIVASTFGYSGQKCSACSRVIAEASVYDTLLEKVKTLTEALKVGLPEHNAAVGPVIHQGSANRIRQYIENGKGTARLVCGGGEMEVADSGEASANYIQPTIFADVDAKDPLFQEEIFGPVLAFAKADDWRHAIDLANDSDYGLTAAFYSRDPHKLTEARRLMHVGNLYLNRKCTGALSGSHSFGGYGMSGTNAKVGGPDYLFWFLQTKTVAQKY; this is translated from the coding sequence ATGTCCACCCTCTTAGACGGCCTGCTTCCCTTCCAGCACGAACCCTACTTCGACTTTGCCGACCCCGCTGTGGCCGAGGCGCAAACCGCCGCCTACGCGCAGGCCCGTCAGAAATACGCCGGACAGACCTTTCCGCTGCTCGTCGGCGGGCAGCAGGTGAAGGGCGACGGCACCTTGACCGTGACCAATCCCGCGACCGGCGAACAGCTCTGGCACTTCCAGAACGCGACGGCGGCGCAACTCGATGAGGCGGTCAGGGCCGCCAACGAGGCCTTCCAGAGCTGGCGCTTTTCCGACCCCCTGCAACGCGCGAGCATCTTCTTGCGGGCCGCGCAACTGCTGCGCTCGCGCCGCATGGAGCTGAACGCCGTCATGAGCCTCGAAAACGGTAAAAACTGGGCCGAGGCCGACGGCGAAATCGCCGAGTGTGTGGACCACTGCGAGGTGTTCGCCCGCGAAACGCTGAAGTGGGCGCAGGGCAAACCCGTCTATCCCATGCCCGACGAGCACGTGACCACCGTTTACGAGCCGCTCGGCGCCGTCGCCGTCATCAGCCCCTGGAACTATCCGAGCGCGATTCCGCTGGGGATGGCCCTCGGCGCGCTGGCGGCGGGCAACACGGTGATTTGGAAACCCGCGAGCGAGACGCCGCTCTCGTCCTGGCTGCTCATTCGCCTGCTGTTCGAGGCCGGGCTGCCGCGTGACTGCGTTCAGTTCCTCACCGGAAGCGACGATGTGCTCGGCGACCCGCTGGTGGACCACAAGGACGTGCGGATGGTCGCCTTCACCGGGAGCCGCGAAATCGGCTGCCGCATCTACGAACGGGCGGCGAAGGTGCAGCCCGGCCAGAAATTCCTTAAGCGCGTGATTGCCGAAATGGGCGGCAAGGACCCCACCGTGGTCTGCGCTGATGCCGACCTAGACGCCGCCGCCGCTGGCATCGTCGCTTCCACCTTCGGCTACAGCGGCCAGAAGTGCAGCGCGTGCAGCCGCGTCATCGCTGAGGCAAGCGTGTACGACACACTGCTTGAAAAGGTCAAGACGCTGACCGAAGCGCTGAAGGTGGGTTTGCCCGAGCACAACGCCGCCGTCGGCCCGGTCATCCACCAGGGGAGCGCCAACCGAATTCGGCAGTACATCGAAAACGGCAAAGGGACGGCCCGCCTCGTCTGCGGCGGCGGAGAAATGGAGGTGGCAGACAGTGGCGAGGCGAGCGCCAACTACATCCAGCCCACCATCTTCGCCGACGTGGACGCGAAAGACCCGCTGTTTCAGGAGGAAATTTTCGGCCCGGTCCTCGCCTTCGCTAAAGCCGACGACTGGCGGCACGCGATTGACCTCGCCAACGATTCGGACTACGGCCTGACCGCCGCCTTTTATTCGCGCGACCCCCACAAACTGACCGAGGCGCGGCGGCTGATGCACGTCGGCAACCTCTATCTCAATCGCAAATGCACTGGTGCGCTCAGTGGCTCGCATTCCTTCGGCGGCTACGGCATGAGCGGCACGAACGCTAAGGTGGGCGGCCCTGATTACCTGTTTTGGTTCCTCCAGACGAAGACGGTGGCGCAAAAGTATTGA
- a CDS encoding DUF4274 domain-containing protein, producing MARKAKPLVLDPALQITVDWLEEQPQDMWLAFVENTNYDFAVDALRWMVRSGKCDRAVALAMYWNLAAGYYVQYAARSEVPAHAQLTYNLVKKIERMFLAGEFAESDLGYDPTGRLGDYADVPVVTPIPEELKRPIPGRQIDEFALTQGWINGLPAFVYDELDAREQGSAEA from the coding sequence GTGGCAAGAAAGGCCAAGCCCCTCGTCCTTGACCCGGCGTTACAAATCACCGTGGACTGGCTGGAAGAGCAACCGCAGGATATGTGGCTCGCCTTCGTAGAGAACACCAACTACGACTTCGCGGTGGACGCCCTGCGCTGGATGGTGCGGAGCGGGAAATGTGACCGCGCCGTCGCCCTGGCGATGTACTGGAATTTGGCAGCGGGTTATTACGTTCAGTACGCCGCCCGAAGTGAGGTTCCAGCCCACGCGCAGCTCACCTACAACCTCGTCAAGAAGATTGAGCGGATGTTCCTCGCGGGCGAGTTCGCAGAGTCCGACCTTGGCTATGACCCGACCGGGCGACTTGGTGACTACGCCGATGTCCCGGTGGTCACGCCCATTCCCGAAGAACTCAAGCGCCCCATTCCTGGACGCCAGATTGACGAGTTCGCCCTGACGCAAGGCTGGATAAACGGCCTTCCCGCCTTCGTGTACGACGAACTTGATGCCCGCGAGCAGGGCAGCGCCGAGGCCTAA
- a CDS encoding acetyl ornithine aminotransferase family protein, with translation MTATQAKPRQPDLKTSLPGPKTAEIMARDQATLSTSYMRPYPFVPDFGKGVWLTDVDGNTMLDFFAGIAVSTTGHAHPHVVQAVQRQIEKFTHVCLTDYPQEITTSLAERLVKHVERPGEKWRVFFSNSGAEAVEAAVKLARNHTGRQHIISTMGSFHGRTYGAITLTGSKTKYKRGFGPLLPAVSHVPYPNPFRPPLGSTPENCGQAVIDHIESLFVGILPADEVAAIIVEPMQGEGGYIVPPADFLPGLRALCDKHGIMLIFDEVQAGMGRTGKMFSFQHFDVQPDIITSAKGIASGMPLGALLAKESVMTWPVGSHGSTYGGNPVAAAASHATLDLLEGQVKHEGCGDSLMDNAAQVGDFILGELKGMQDEFPFIGDVRGRGLFIGIEFVKPDGSPDGALRDQASMMMFEKGLLNLDCGEAVIRISPPLILTREEAATGLDIMRGVFQELK, from the coding sequence ATGACCGCCACCCAAGCCAAACCCCGTCAGCCCGACCTCAAGACCTCCCTCCCCGGCCCCAAGACCGCCGAAATCATGGCCCGTGACCAGGCCACCCTCTCCACGTCCTACATGCGCCCATACCCCTTCGTGCCCGACTTTGGTAAGGGCGTGTGGCTCACCGACGTGGACGGCAACACCATGCTGGACTTCTTCGCGGGCATTGCGGTGTCCACCACCGGGCACGCCCACCCGCATGTGGTGCAGGCGGTGCAGCGGCAAATCGAGAAATTCACCCACGTCTGCCTGACCGACTACCCGCAGGAAATCACCACCAGCCTCGCCGAGCGTCTGGTCAAGCATGTCGAGCGTCCGGGCGAAAAGTGGCGCGTCTTCTTCTCCAACTCGGGCGCGGAGGCGGTGGAAGCGGCGGTCAAGCTCGCCCGCAACCACACCGGGCGTCAGCACATCATCTCGACGATGGGCAGCTTTCACGGGCGCACCTACGGCGCGATTACGCTGACCGGCTCCAAGACGAAGTACAAGCGCGGCTTTGGCCCGCTGCTGCCCGCCGTCTCGCACGTGCCCTACCCCAACCCCTTCCGTCCGCCGCTCGGCAGCACGCCCGAAAATTGCGGTCAGGCCGTCATCGACCACATCGAAAGCCTGTTCGTGGGGATTTTGCCCGCCGACGAGGTGGCCGCCATCATCGTGGAGCCGATGCAGGGCGAAGGCGGCTACATCGTGCCGCCCGCCGATTTCCTGCCGGGGCTGCGCGCCCTGTGCGACAAGCACGGCATCATGCTCATCTTCGATGAAGTGCAGGCGGGCATGGGCCGCACCGGGAAGATGTTCTCGTTCCAGCATTTTGACGTGCAGCCCGACATCATCACCTCGGCCAAGGGCATCGCGTCGGGCATGCCGCTCGGGGCGCTGCTGGCGAAAGAAAGCGTGATGACGTGGCCCGTCGGCTCGCACGGCTCCACCTACGGCGGCAACCCGGTCGCGGCGGCGGCCTCGCACGCGACGCTGGACCTACTCGAAGGCCAGGTGAAGCACGAGGGCTGCGGCGACAGCCTGATGGACAACGCCGCGCAGGTGGGCGATTTCATCCTGGGCGAGCTGAAAGGAATGCAGGACGAGTTCCCCTTCATCGGCGACGTGCGCGGGCGGGGGCTCTTTATCGGCATCGAGTTCGTGAAGCCCGACGGCTCCCCCGACGGCGCCCTGCGCGACCAGGCCAGCATGATGATGTTTGAAAAGGGCCTGCTCAACCTGGACTGCGGCGAAGCGGTTATCCGCATCAGCCCGCCTCTCATCCTGACGCGCGAGGAAGCGGCGACGGGGTTGGACATCATGCGCGGGGTGTTTCAAGAACTGAAATAA
- a CDS encoding DUF3160 domain-containing protein translates to MSRFTPVRVRWLLLAVGSLLAHSQAAAYTLPVNLGQVSNPAVLKGNKDLELPGLNAAQQSALSRNGFVIAPARWRQFDAAYEQGRYADQPAFVTTDSMLHIYHLVFDKMLRDLERETLVPAATKMTSLLLNDAVKQWEALKGTPLEGDALNTVAYLAVARRLSDPAAAIPAPVQSVVKAELAKIEAHQGIAPSSIFTASEMTEDYSQYVPRGHYTRSDALKRYFRTMQWLGRMNLRVEKPGETRTAALLTTLLTNNAEAQKLWSRVYNPTALLVGKSDDLDFTQYARVLKQTTGGQVRALADAATLKRFQAALAALPVPQVNSVFVVAKPGEGKDVRERQTQGFRLMGQRFTLDGAAFQRLVYREVGTPAKPRTLPRGLDLLAGLGSDAALNILRNSGETSYQNYSSQLQQVRTSFKALQPADWNSTVYNGWIYVLAGLAKPDPRDARYPAFMRTPAWTRKELLTALGSWTELRHDTLLYAKQTMAEMGAGGEPPKYPRAYVEPNPAVWTRLSALEALTRKVLKDQGVLSQKTANNLNELRDMLALLNKATTSELSGKLLSRDENDRLHFYGGWLEQMKMASADPTEPGQEASEFDENAMSAVVADVATDGKELALEEGTGFVDDLYALVPDWNGKLQVAHGGVYSQYEFTVPLSGRLTDEAWRKQLSGGKLPPAHPWLDGVRVK, encoded by the coding sequence ATGTCCCGCTTCACTCCGGTCCGTGTCCGGTGGCTTTTGCTCGCCGTAGGTAGCCTCCTGGCCCACTCCCAGGCTGCGGCCTACACCCTGCCGGTCAACCTCGGGCAGGTCAGCAACCCGGCGGTCCTCAAGGGCAACAAAGACCTTGAGCTGCCCGGATTGAACGCCGCTCAGCAGTCGGCTCTCAGCCGCAACGGGTTCGTGATTGCTCCGGCGCGTTGGCGACAGTTCGACGCGGCCTACGAGCAGGGCCGTTACGCCGATCAGCCGGCCTTCGTGACGACCGACAGCATGTTGCACATCTACCACCTGGTGTTCGACAAGATGTTGCGCGACCTGGAGCGTGAAACCCTCGTACCGGCGGCCACGAAAATGACCAGTCTGCTGCTCAACGACGCGGTGAAGCAGTGGGAGGCACTGAAGGGCACACCGCTGGAGGGAGACGCGCTGAACACGGTGGCGTACCTCGCAGTGGCGCGCCGCCTCAGCGACCCGGCGGCGGCGATTCCGGCACCCGTGCAGAGCGTCGTGAAGGCCGAACTGGCCAAAATCGAGGCCCATCAAGGCATCGCCCCGTCGAGCATCTTCACGGCCAGTGAAATGACGGAGGACTACTCGCAGTACGTTCCGCGCGGGCACTACACCCGCAGCGACGCCCTGAAGCGCTATTTCCGGACCATGCAGTGGCTCGGGCGCATGAACCTGCGGGTAGAAAAACCCGGTGAGACGCGCACGGCGGCGTTGCTGACCACCCTGCTGACCAACAACGCCGAGGCGCAGAAGCTCTGGAGCCGGGTGTACAACCCCACCGCCCTGCTGGTCGGCAAAAGCGACGACCTCGACTTCACCCAGTATGCCCGCGTCCTGAAACAGACGACGGGCGGCCAGGTGAGGGCCCTTGCCGACGCCGCTACCCTGAAGCGCTTTCAAGCGGCCCTCGCCGCGCTGCCGGTGCCGCAAGTCAACAGCGTGTTTGTCGTCGCCAAGCCGGGTGAAGGCAAAGACGTGCGTGAGCGCCAGACCCAGGGGTTCCGCCTGATGGGCCAGCGCTTCACGCTCGACGGGGCCGCCTTTCAGCGCCTCGTTTACCGCGAGGTCGGCACGCCCGCAAAGCCCCGCACGCTGCCGCGCGGGCTCGACCTGCTGGCCGGGCTGGGCAGCGACGCGGCGCTGAATATCCTCAGGAATTCCGGGGAGACGAGCTACCAGAATTACTCTTCCCAGCTGCAACAGGTGCGGACGAGTTTCAAAGCCCTCCAGCCCGCCGACTGGAACAGCACGGTGTACAACGGCTGGATTTACGTGCTGGCCGGCCTGGCGAAGCCTGACCCGCGCGACGCGCGCTACCCGGCGTTCATGCGCACCCCCGCCTGGACCCGCAAGGAGCTGCTGACCGCCCTGGGCTCGTGGACCGAACTGCGGCACGACACCCTGCTCTACGCCAAACAGACGATGGCCGAGATGGGCGCGGGCGGGGAACCGCCCAAGTATCCCCGCGCTTACGTCGAGCCGAATCCGGCGGTGTGGACGCGCCTGAGCGCGCTGGAAGCCCTGACCCGCAAAGTACTGAAAGATCAGGGCGTACTCTCGCAAAAGACGGCCAACAACCTCAACGAGCTGCGCGACATGCTGGCGCTGCTGAACAAGGCGACCACCTCTGAACTGAGCGGCAAACTGCTGTCCAGAGACGAGAACGATCGCCTGCACTTTTACGGCGGCTGGCTGGAACAGATGAAAATGGCGAGCGCCGACCCCACCGAGCCGGGCCAGGAAGCCAGCGAGTTCGACGAGAACGCGATGTCCGCCGTGGTGGCCGACGTCGCCACCGACGGGAAGGAGTTGGCCCTCGAAGAGGGAACCGGCTTCGTCGACGACCTGTACGCGCTGGTGCCCGACTGGAACGGCAAACTTCAGGTTGCGCACGGCGGTGTGTATAGCCAGTACGAGTTCACGGTGCCGCTCTCTGGCCGCCTGACCGACGAGGCGTGGCGCAAACAGCTTTCCGGGGGCAAGCTCCCGCCCGCCCACCCGTGGCTGGACGGCGTGCGGGTGAAATGA
- a CDS encoding KamA family radical SAM protein: MSETRLLHPQSTVRAQQMLPRGHRAAKWQGVPDEQWYDWKWQLKNRINSVEELQEVLTLTESEYRGASAEGIFRLDITPYFASLMDPEDPTCPVRRQVIPTEEELQPFTSMMEDSLAEDKHSPVPGLVHRYPDRVLMLVTTQCASYCRYCTRSRIVGDPTETFNPAEYEAQLNYLRNTPQVRDVLLSGGDPLTLAPKVLGRLLSELRKIEHIEIIRIGTRVPVFMPMRVTQELCDTLAEHHPLWMNIHVNHPKEITPEVAEACDRLTRAGVPLGNQSVLLRGVNDHPVIMQKLLRELVKIRVRPYYIYQCDLVHGAGHLRTTVSKGLEIMESLRGHTSGYSVPTYVVDAPGGGGKIPVAPNYVLSHSPEKLILRNFEGYIAAYSEPTDYTGPDMAIPDDWIRKEPGQTGIFGLMEGERISIEPREFSESRHRPGATQHRLNSRQDKWAAHGIGGSAPHAGDMTSGVSDTAPDGMVQAPQPVSGD, from the coding sequence ATGTCCGAAACCCGCCTGCTGCACCCGCAGTCCACCGTCCGCGCCCAGCAGATGCTGCCGCGTGGGCACCGCGCCGCCAAATGGCAAGGCGTACCCGACGAGCAGTGGTACGACTGGAAATGGCAGCTCAAGAACCGCATCAACAGTGTGGAGGAGTTGCAGGAAGTCCTGACCCTCACCGAGTCCGAGTACCGGGGTGCGTCCGCCGAGGGCATTTTCCGCCTCGACATCACGCCGTATTTCGCGTCCCTCATGGACCCCGAAGACCCCACCTGCCCGGTGCGCCGTCAGGTGATTCCCACCGAGGAGGAGCTCCAGCCGTTCACCTCCATGATGGAAGACTCTCTCGCGGAGGATAAGCACTCGCCCGTGCCGGGGCTGGTGCACCGCTACCCCGACCGCGTGCTGATGCTGGTCACGACCCAGTGCGCGAGCTACTGCCGCTACTGCACCCGAAGCCGCATCGTGGGCGACCCCACCGAGACGTTCAATCCCGCCGAGTATGAGGCGCAGCTCAACTACCTGCGCAACACCCCGCAGGTGCGCGACGTGCTGCTTTCCGGCGGCGACCCGCTCACACTCGCGCCGAAGGTGCTGGGGCGCCTGCTTTCCGAACTTCGTAAAATCGAGCACATCGAAATCATCCGCATCGGCACCCGCGTGCCCGTGTTCATGCCCATGCGCGTGACCCAGGAACTGTGCGACACGCTCGCCGAACACCATCCGCTGTGGATGAACATTCACGTCAACCACCCCAAGGAAATCACCCCCGAAGTGGCCGAGGCGTGTGACCGTCTGACCCGCGCGGGCGTGCCGCTCGGCAACCAGAGCGTGCTGCTGCGCGGCGTGAACGACCACCCGGTCATCATGCAAAAGCTGCTGCGCGAGCTCGTCAAAATTCGGGTGCGCCCCTACTACATCTACCAGTGCGACCTCGTGCACGGCGCTGGGCACCTGCGCACCACGGTCAGTAAGGGTCTGGAAATCATGGAATCGCTGCGCGGCCACACCTCCGGCTACAGCGTGCCGACCTACGTGGTGGACGCGCCCGGCGGCGGCGGCAAGATTCCGGTGGCGCCCAACTACGTGCTCTCGCACAGCCCTGAGAAGCTGATTCTGCGCAACTTCGAGGGCTACATCGCCGCCTACTCGGAGCCCACCGATTACACCGGCCCCGACATGGCGATTCCTGACGACTGGATTCGCAAGGAACCCGGCCAGACCGGCATCTTCGGCCTGATGGAAGGCGAGCGCATTTCCATCGAGCCGCGCGAATTCAGCGAAAGCCGCCACCGCCCCGGCGCCACACAGCACCGCCTGAACAGCCGCCAAGACAAGTGGGCCGCGCACGGCATCGGGGGCAGCGCGCCCCACGCGGGCGACATGACGAGCGGCGTGAGCGACACCGCGCCGGACGGGATGGTGCAGGCGCCGCAGCCGGTCAGCGGGGACTGA
- the cobU gene encoding bifunctional adenosylcobinamide kinase/adenosylcobinamide-phosphate guanylyltransferase, protein MGVERGQSVSRLIYVTGGARSGKSSFAERRAAAAGGEVTYLATAQPFDDEMRDRIARHRADRPAGWRTVEEPLDVPRQVEQLRSDVLLLDCLSLWVSNMLLADWTDEAMLAAADRLLAACAGVPTTILVTNEVGLGIVPDNALARRYRDVLGWVNQRCAAASDEAYLLVSGLPVTLKER, encoded by the coding sequence ATGGGAGTGGAGCGGGGGCAGAGCGTGAGCCGCCTGATTTACGTGACTGGCGGCGCCCGCAGCGGCAAAAGCTCCTTTGCTGAGCGCCGCGCCGCTGCCGCCGGGGGAGAGGTGACCTACCTCGCCACCGCCCAGCCCTTCGACGACGAAATGCGGGACCGCATTGCCCGCCACCGCGCGGACCGCCCCGCCGGGTGGCGCACGGTAGAAGAACCGCTCGACGTGCCCCGGCAAGTAGAACAGCTCCGCAGCGACGTGCTGCTGCTCGACTGCTTGAGCCTCTGGGTCAGCAATATGCTGCTCGCCGACTGGACCGACGAGGCGATGCTGGCGGCGGCAGACCGACTGCTTGCCGCCTGCGCGGGCGTCCCGACCACCATTCTCGTCACCAACGAGGTTGGGCTAGGCATCGTGCCCGACAATGCGCTGGCCCGGCGTTACCGCGACGTGCTCGGCTGGGTCAACCAGCGCTGCGCCGCCGCGAGCGACGAGGCGTATCTGCTGGTGAGCGGGCTGCCGGTGACGTTGAAGGAGCGGTGA